One genomic window of bacterium includes the following:
- a CDS encoding molybdenum cofactor biosynthesis protein MoaE yields the protein MICRITDKPIDIAELMADVRAEEAGGTCTFTGHVRDHSRGQKVTHLEYHAYPEMSEKKMRQVIEEIEERYGVTRIAIAHRIGTLQIGEIAVGIAAASAHRDAAFKACRYAIDRIKQIVPIWKKEFGEDGAEWVEECPVNAQSAQADGPK from the coding sequence GTGATCTGCCGAATCACGGACAAGCCGATTGATATCGCCGAGTTGATGGCGGATGTGCGCGCCGAGGAGGCCGGAGGGACCTGTACGTTCACCGGCCATGTGCGGGACCACAGCCGCGGACAGAAGGTCACCCATCTGGAATACCATGCCTATCCCGAGATGTCGGAGAAGAAGATGCGCCAGGTGATCGAGGAGATCGAGGAGCGCTACGGGGTGACCCGCATCGCCATCGCCCACCGCATCGGGACGCTCCAGATCGGAGAGATCGCCGTGGGCATTGCGGCGGCCTCGGCCCACCGGGACGCGGCCTTCAAGGCCTGCCGCTACGCTATCGACCGGATCAAGCAGATTGTTCCCATCTGGAAAAAAGAATTCGGCGAGGATGGGGCCGAATGGGTCGAGGAGTGCCCGGTAAACGCCCAATCTGCCCAGGCGGACGGTCCCAAATAG
- a CDS encoding SAM-dependent methyltransferase, producing MNPPAPVSLLNALGAALKEGPIPFHRYMELALYHPEGGYYCQPAPRIGRGGDFKTSPHQSSWFGRMLARQAEALWDTLEKPDPFTLAEFGPGEGWLAYDLLAAVGAGGENTFGDALHYLLIEQSRPAAGRIADRIERWLEKRPGAPRAELAAALPDAMDGLILAHEFLDALPTHLLVQTREGLKERYVERRDSTLGFTEGPLSDPRLAGWFERLGVRLSVGQTAEVCPAAAEGIESAAARLHRGGILIFDYGFSARVLYGPDRREGTLRGYRNHTLIADVLTHPGETDLTAHVDFTAILQAARAAGLTLAGFTDQCHFLLGLGIAEALAEGGPEEARARRAAMGLLDPAGLGGAIKVMLLAKGFTPGELPAFSMKPDDRESLATLGG from the coding sequence ATGAACCCCCCTGCCCCCGTCAGCCTCCTGAATGCCCTCGGCGCTGCGCTCAAGGAGGGTCCCATCCCCTTTCACAGGTACATGGAACTGGCCCTCTATCACCCCGAGGGCGGCTACTATTGCCAACCCGCCCCCCGCATCGGGCGCGGCGGCGACTTCAAGACCAGCCCCCACCAGAGTTCCTGGTTCGGCCGGATGCTTGCCCGGCAGGCAGAGGCGCTCTGGGATACGCTCGAGAAGCCCGATCCTTTTACCCTGGCGGAATTCGGCCCCGGGGAAGGCTGGCTGGCCTACGATCTTCTCGCGGCCGTTGGGGCCGGCGGGGAAAATACCTTCGGCGATGCCCTGCACTATCTCCTCATCGAACAAAGCCGCCCCGCGGCCGGGCGCATCGCCGATCGGATCGAGAGGTGGCTGGAAAAGCGCCCGGGCGCGCCCCGTGCCGAACTCGCTGCCGCCCTCCCCGATGCGATGGACGGCCTGATCCTCGCCCATGAATTTCTCGACGCCCTGCCCACCCATCTTCTCGTCCAGACCCGGGAAGGCTTGAAGGAGCGTTACGTCGAGCGAAGGGATAGCACCCTGGGCTTCACCGAGGGGCCGCTCTCCGACCCCCGGCTCGCGGGGTGGTTCGAGCGGCTGGGGGTCAGGCTCTCCGTGGGACAGACGGCCGAGGTCTGCCCCGCCGCCGCGGAGGGGATTGAGTCTGCGGCCGCGAGGCTGCACCGGGGCGGCATCCTGATCTTCGACTATGGATTCTCCGCGCGCGTCCTCTACGGGCCGGATCGCCGCGAGGGAACGCTCAGAGGGTACCGGAACCACACCCTGATTGCGGATGTCCTCACCCACCCGGGCGAGACCGATCTGACCGCCCACGTGGACTTCACCGCCATCCTGCAAGCCGCACGGGCGGCGGGCCTCACCCTCGCGGGCTTCACGGATCAGTGCCATTTCCTGCTGGGGCTGGGAATCGCCGAAGCGCTCGCGGAGGGCGGCCCGGAGGAGGCGCGGGCGCGCCGGGCGGCCATGGGACTGCTCGATCCGGCCGGCCTGGGAGGGGCCATCAAGGTGATGCTGCTCGCCAAGGGCTTCACGCCGGGAGAGCTGCCGGCCTTTTCCATGAAACCCGACGATCGGGAATCTCTCGCCACGCTGGGGGGGTAG
- the moaD gene encoding molybdopterin converting factor subunit 1, protein MEVRLKCFAWAREVTGAEEVVLDLPEGGTVADLRAVLEARYPVFEGRMESIAVSVNQEFAGEGTAISAGDEVALIPPISGGV, encoded by the coding sequence ATGGAAGTTCGGCTCAAATGCTTCGCCTGGGCCCGGGAGGTGACCGGGGCGGAGGAGGTGGTCCTCGATCTTCCCGAAGGGGGAACGGTGGCCGATCTGCGGGCGGTGCTCGAGGCCAGGTATCCGGTTTTCGAGGGCCGGATGGAGTCGATCGCTGTTTCGGTGAACCAGGAGTTTGCCGGAGAGGGAACCGCCATTTCCGCGGGGGATGAGGTCGCCCTCATCCCGCCGATCAGCGGGGGGGTATAG